The Lysobacter gummosus sequence CAAACGCTGGTCGTTGTTCTATTAGTGTAATAGATGATTGCGCCATAAACGCTATCGTTCTGAAAATGCGATGCCATCCTATGCCTATCGCCAATCCGGCGTACCCATTGGAGAGAGGATCATGGCCACCCCCACCGCTTACGCCCGCGTCGGCCGCAAGCTGCGCGGACAGCCCACGTCCGACGGCGCCGGGGTTCGCCTGACCCGCGTCATCGGCGGCCAACAACTGCCCGACCTGGACCCGTTCCTGCTACTCGACGAATTCGGCACCGACCGGCCCGAGGACTACCTCGCCGGGTTTCCGGAGCATCCGCACCGCGGGTTCGAAACCGTCACCTACATGCTCGACGGCCGCATGCGCCACAAGGACAACCACGGCAACGAAGGCGTGCTCGTGCCCGGCAGCGTGCAGTGGATGACCGCCGGCCGCGGCCTGGTGCATTCGGAAATGCCCGAGCAGGAAGAAGGGCGCATGCGCGGCTTCCAGTTGTGGGTCAATCTGCCGGCGCGCGAGAAGATGACCGAGCCCAAGTACCAGGAGTTCGCGCCCGATCGCATCGTGCAGCTGCGCCCGGCCGACGGCGTGCAGGTCAAGCTGATCGCCGGCCGTATCGGCGATCTGCGCGGCCCGATCGCGCAGCCGGCGACCGATCCGGTGTACCTCGACATCGCCCTCGACGCCGGCGCGGGCTGGGAGTACGAACTGCCCGAAGGCCACAACGCGTTCGCCTACGTCTACGAAGGCGGAATCGAAATCGGCGACGGCGAGGACGCGCGTGCGCTCGACGCGCAGGAGCTGGCGGTGCTGTCCGGCGGCTCCGTGCTCAAGCTGCGCGATGCTAAACAGGGCAGCCGTTTGATCGTGGTCGCCGGGCGTCCGCTGCGCGAGCCGGTCGCGCGCTACGGCCCGTTCGTGATGAACACCAAGCAGGAAGTGATGCAGGCCTTCGTCGATTTCCAGGAAGGCAAGTTCTGACGCGATCGCGTCGATGCAGCGACACCGAAGGCCACGCTCACGCGTGGCCTTCGCATTTCAGTTTCCGCGTTTTACCCGCTTCCGGCGCCGCCGATGTTGCATGCGCGCATCGTGGCGGCGATGGCCGTGGTGGCGCGGCGCGCGCGTTGTTTGCTATCGCAAGACGCATCATCGCTGCAAGCCCGCGGCGACGGGCGAAGACGCGCGTGCCGTCGCGCAGAGCGGCGGCGCACGTCCACAAGGAGCGTAAGCACATGGCTACCAGAATCGATCCCAAGCAGTTCACCATCGTCGCCACCTTCGTATCGGCCGGCGTGGCCAATGGCGCCGGCGGCTGGGTGATCGTCGGCGGCAAACTCAAGAAAGTCCCGCCGCGCGGCATCAAGCAACTGCAGGCGGTGTACCAGATGCTCGAAGCCGCCGAAGGCGTCGGCAACACGCGCCTGGCGGCGCAGTTGCAGCAGACCGCGATCGAAGTGGCGGAAGCGGCGGTGAGCCAGAGGACCGCGCGCTAAATCGGCGCGGGGCGGCCGGCGCGATCCGGCCGATGCAACGAAAAAGCCGCGCATCAGCGCGGCTTTTTCGTTATCCGGCGCGGACGTTCAGTCGTCCTTGCCGAGCCAGCGATACACCGCGCCGCCGAGCAGGCCGCCGATGATCGGCGCGACCCAGAACAGCCACAACTGGCCGATCGCGGCGCTGCCGGCGAACAAGGCCACCGCGGTCGACCGCGCCGGATTCACCGAGGTGTTGGTCACCGGGATGCTGATCAGATGGATCAAGGTCAGGCCCAGGCCGATCGCGATCGGCGCGAAGCCGGCCGGCGCGTTCTTGTGCGTGGCGCCGAGGATGATCACCAGGAACATCGCCGTCATCACCACTTCGGTCAGGAACGCGGCGGTCAGCGAATAACCGCCCGGCGACATCAGGTCGTAGCCGTTGCTGGCGAAGGTGCCGGCGGCGTTGGGATCGATGCTGAAGGCGCCGGTGCCGCTGGCGATATGCAACAGGACGAAACCGGCGAGGATGCCGCCGAGCACCTGGGCGACGATGTACGGCAGCAGGTCCTTGGCCGGGAAACGGCCGCCGGCCCACAGGCCGAAGCTCACCGCCGGATTGAAGTGGCCGCCGGAGATATGCCCCAACGCGAAAGCGCCGGTCAGCACGGTCAGGCCGAATGCCAGCGATACGCCGAGCAGGCCGATGCCCAGTGGATTGCCGGCGCCGCCGAAGTTCGCCGCCAGCACGGCGCTGCCGCAGCCGCCGAGCACCAGCCAGAACGTACCGATGAACTCTGCACCGAGTCGCTTGATCATGATCGTCTTCCTTATTGAGTTGTGGGGCAGGCAGGCCCTACGGATCGACGATCACCCTGTTCAGCATTGGAACCGGGCAGCTCGACCCTGTTCAGCCAGGCCATTCTTATGCTGGCCGATTCTTTAAAAATGAGCAATCCGTCACATATCGTGTGCCGAGGCAGCAAAAAGCGATCACGCCCATAGGACGTGATCGCTGCGTTTGCGGCGTGTTACTTGTTGACGCTCAATCGGGTCGAAGGAAATCGCAGGCCCTCGGTCTGGCCGAGTACCTCCTTCAACTGCTCCGGTGAACTGGCTTGCATCCAGATGTGCGCCATCTTGCCGTTGCCCACTTCCAGCAAAGTCTCGCGGACCTGCACGTTGGGCTTGCCGGCGAGCTCGCCGCGATACCAGTGAATCGGCTTGCCGTCGATGGTGGCCGCTTCGGCGCGATCGCTGCGCTTGGGCTCGAACGGCGACTTGCTGGCGATGTAGAGACCGAACGCCTCCGACCCATCGGCACGCAAGGCGCGGCAGAAGTCCGAATCGGCGTTGCCCCGGTACTCCCAACGCAAGCCGGTGTCGGCCGGCAGCATCGGGCAGTTGCCCTGCGCTGGTGCGGCCTCTTGTGCGTTAGCGGATAAAACCAATAAAAAACACAGCCACGGCAATGCGCGGTGGCTCTTTCCCCATGACTTCACGACACTTCCCCCTGCAACCGGATGTATGGTTAAGCGGTGTTGCGAGCCTTATCAGATGTGACCTTAGTCCAGTTCGCGGGGATTGACAAACGCCAGATTCGGAAAAGTCAGCGTTCAGGTAGCGGAATGTATTCGTGCTCGCCCTGGATCTGCCCGAAACGGCCTTCGGCCCAGTCCTGCTTGGCCTGTTCGATCCGCTCGCGCGAGCTTGAGACGAAGTTCCACCACAGGTGACGGGGGCCGTCGAGGGGTTCGCCGCCCAGCAGCATGGCCTTGAGCGCGGTCTTTGCGCGCAGCCGCGGACGGGCGCCCGGATCGAGCACGACCAGATGCCGCTCGGGCAGGTCGGCGCCGTCGAGCTGGGCCTCGCCTTCGAGCAGATATAGCGCGCGCTCGGCGTGGCTGTCTTCGATATCCAGCTCGGCGTCCGGGTCCAGGTCGATCGCCACGTACAGCGTGTCGGCGAATACGCGCACCGGCGATTCCTCGCCGAAACCGCGGCCGGCGACGATGCGCAGCCAGGCGCCGTCGCGGCGCTGCTGCGGCAGGGTCGCGGCAGGGTGGTGATGGAAGGCCGGCGCGGTTTCCTCGAACGAGCGCGGCAGCGCGACCCAGGTCTGCATGCCGTGCAGCGGATGGCCGTCGGCGCGCGGCTTCTGCGGCGTGCGCTCGGAATGGGCGATGCCGCGGCCGGCGGTCATCCAGTTCACGTCGCCCGGATTGATGTCCTGGACGCTGCCGAGGGTGTCGCGATGGCCGATCGAACCGGCCCACAGAAACGTCACCGTGGCCAGGCCGATATGCGGATGCGGGCGCACGTCGATGCCCTGGCCGGGCGCGAACACCGCCGGTCCCATGTGATCGACGAACACGAACGGCCCGACCGAACGCGCCTGAATGCTGGGCACGGCGCGGCGGACCTGAAATCCTCCGAGGTCGTGAACGCGCGGGGCGATGATCGTGGTCATGGCGGGCACTCCTGCAGGGCTGATGCCGGCAGATTGGCACGACTTTTCTGCAATCAGGTTATCGGTCCTGCAACTCGGTGTTGCAGCGGGCGCGCTTGAGCGGCGGCTGTGTGGACTCGATCGGCGTCGGCGATGGGCGGGCGGTGCGGGGGCGTGCGGAGCGTGGAGCGGAGTCTGGCGTGGCGCGCGTGAGTCTGCGCGCTCGCGCCTTCGTTGCGTGTGCGGCCGCTCGTGGCGCTGTTCGTTACTTCATGGCAACGACGCCATTGCGCCGTCGCGCGCTTACTTCGCGTTGACCAGCACCTTGGCGGTCGGCGGGTCGGCGAAATCCAGCGACTGCAGTTCGAACGTCCAGGCGCCGGCGTTCTTGCTGGAGTCGTTGGCGCTGTTGAACGACAGCGCGCTGCTCTGGCCGTCGGCGCCGGTCCACTGGAATTCCAGCACCGCCTCGCCGGCCCAGATGCATTGCACATTGGGCTTGCAGCGCGAATCGGACGTCACCGCGACGAAGCGCAGTTGCGAGCGATCGGACAGGACCGCGCTGTGGCCGGGCTGCAGCGACACCGACTGGCCGGCGCGCACGGTCTCAGGCGTACTGCCGGAGGAACCGCCGGTCGCGGCGGAAGAGCTCGCCGGCCCGGCATGCGCGCATGCAGTCAGGGCCAGGACACACGACAACAGCGACAGAACGATCAGCGGCTTCATCGGACGGTTCCATTCGGGCATGCATCGCATGCTGGGCGATCGGCGCGCGCGCGTCCAGACGCAAAACCGCGGCGTAACGCGCGCCCGGTCACCGATCGCGCGTTTGAGTGAGCAGCGCGCGGCCACTGGCGTCGACATCGATGCGCATGCGCCGGTCGAACTCGGTTTCCGGCATCGGCTCCACCGTGCAGCCGCACAGCGCCGCGGCGATCAGCGGCGCGGTATTGCTGTGGCCGACGATGAGGGTGGTGCCCTGCGGATGATCGCGGCGCACCTGCGCGGCGAATTCCTCCGCCGGCTGTTTGGCGTCGTAGGTCGTCGTGCTCAGCCCATGCGCGCGTGCCGCAGGTTCGCCGGTCTGCTGCGTGCGCCGGTAAGCGGTGGCGTAGACCGCGCGCA is a genomic window containing:
- the aqpZ gene encoding aquaporin Z, with product MIKRLGAEFIGTFWLVLGGCGSAVLAANFGGAGNPLGIGLLGVSLAFGLTVLTGAFALGHISGGHFNPAVSFGLWAGGRFPAKDLLPYIVAQVLGGILAGFVLLHIASGTGAFSIDPNAAGTFASNGYDLMSPGGYSLTAAFLTEVVMTAMFLVIILGATHKNAPAGFAPIAIGLGLTLIHLISIPVTNTSVNPARSTAVALFAGSAAIGQLWLFWVAPIIGGLLGGAVYRWLGKDD
- a CDS encoding pirin family protein; the protein is MTTIIAPRVHDLGGFQVRRAVPSIQARSVGPFVFVDHMGPAVFAPGQGIDVRPHPHIGLATVTFLWAGSIGHRDTLGSVQDINPGDVNWMTAGRGIAHSERTPQKPRADGHPLHGMQTWVALPRSFEETAPAFHHHPAATLPQQRRDGAWLRIVAGRGFGEESPVRVFADTLYVAIDLDPDAELDIEDSHAERALYLLEGEAQLDGADLPERHLVVLDPGARPRLRAKTALKAMLLGGEPLDGPRHLWWNFVSSSRERIEQAKQDWAEGRFGQIQGEHEYIPLPER
- a CDS encoding pirin family protein; this encodes MATPTAYARVGRKLRGQPTSDGAGVRLTRVIGGQQLPDLDPFLLLDEFGTDRPEDYLAGFPEHPHRGFETVTYMLDGRMRHKDNHGNEGVLVPGSVQWMTAGRGLVHSEMPEQEEGRMRGFQLWVNLPAREKMTEPKYQEFAPDRIVQLRPADGVQVKLIAGRIGDLRGPIAQPATDPVYLDIALDAGAGWEYELPEGHNAFAYVYEGGIEIGDGEDARALDAQELAVLSGGSVLKLRDAKQGSRLIVVAGRPLREPVARYGPFVMNTKQEVMQAFVDFQEGKF
- a CDS encoding SixA phosphatase family protein, coding for MHPIPRLAAITLCVSLAACASAPPAPSSSYVVVRHAEKASDDPRDPNLTDAGHARALRLATWLKNEPLRAVYATAYRRTQQTGEPAARAHGLSTTTYDAKQPAEEFAAQVRRDHPQGTTLIVGHSNTAPLIAAALCGCTVEPMPETEFDRRMRIDVDASGRALLTQTRDR